Proteins encoded in a region of the Streptomyces akebiae genome:
- a CDS encoding MFS transporter has product MTDVLRRGRAALAFSFFAQGVAFALLVTRIPAIQDRYGVSDALLPAFLAAVPILAGVGSVCTEHLVKKVPPSLVLRWSQPVVLLALLGVGAGEQMIVLGAALAAFGLAVGALDASMNMLGVSLQRSYGRSIMLGFHAVYSLGGIAGASLAWVGAHWDLALLVSYLPVVVVLLPAALVGSRWYVDAGPDGAKQEDALPAEAGGAGGSVAFKMLLPLCLVMCFAYIGDSTVSNWSAKYLQDVLGSSEQLATVPYNVYMVTTLLGRSIGDFGVRRFGAAAVVRAGALVAAVGFAVVAAAPGAWVGMLGFTLLGLGLCVLVPQTFAAAGRLFPGASDAAVARLNIFNYVGFLIGSPLVGAVGDLWSYRGAMLIPMALVLVTLVYARSFETEPDRYGGGHERPRTADVGRGSNGL; this is encoded by the coding sequence ATGACAGATGTGCTGCGGCGCGGTAGGGCCGCGTTGGCGTTCAGCTTCTTCGCTCAGGGTGTCGCCTTCGCGCTGCTCGTGACGCGGATTCCGGCCATCCAGGACCGGTACGGGGTCTCCGACGCGCTGTTGCCCGCCTTCCTCGCCGCCGTGCCGATCCTCGCCGGGGTCGGCAGCGTCTGCACCGAGCACCTGGTGAAGAAGGTGCCGCCGAGCCTGGTGCTGCGGTGGTCCCAGCCTGTCGTGCTCCTGGCCCTGCTCGGAGTGGGGGCCGGCGAGCAGATGATCGTGCTCGGTGCCGCGCTGGCGGCCTTCGGGCTGGCGGTCGGGGCGCTCGACGCGTCGATGAACATGCTCGGGGTGAGCCTTCAGCGGTCGTACGGGCGGAGCATCATGCTCGGCTTCCACGCGGTGTACAGCCTGGGCGGGATAGCTGGGGCCTCGCTGGCGTGGGTCGGGGCGCACTGGGACCTGGCGCTGCTGGTGTCGTATCTGCCGGTGGTGGTCGTGCTGTTGCCGGCGGCGCTGGTCGGGAGCCGGTGGTACGTCGACGCGGGGCCGGACGGGGCGAAGCAGGAGGACGCCCTTCCGGCGGAGGCGGGCGGGGCGGGCGGGTCCGTCGCGTTCAAGATGCTGCTGCCGCTCTGTCTGGTGATGTGCTTCGCGTACATCGGGGACTCGACCGTCTCCAACTGGAGCGCCAAGTACTTGCAGGACGTGCTGGGTAGCAGCGAGCAGCTCGCGACCGTGCCGTACAACGTCTATATGGTCACCACGCTGCTCGGGCGGTCGATCGGGGACTTCGGGGTGCGCCGGTTCGGGGCCGCGGCCGTCGTGCGGGCCGGGGCGTTGGTGGCGGCGGTCGGGTTCGCCGTGGTGGCGGCCGCGCCGGGGGCCTGGGTGGGCATGCTCGGGTTCACGCTGCTGGGGCTCGGACTGTGTGTGCTGGTGCCGCAGACGTTCGCGGCGGCGGGGCGGCTGTTCCCCGGAGCTTCGGATGCGGCTGTCGCGCGGCTGAATATTTTCAACTATGTCGGGTTCTTGATCGGTTCTCCGTTGGTGGGGGCCGTGGGGGATCTCTGGAGTTATCGCGGGGCGATGCTCATTCCCATGGCGTTGGTGCTGGTGACCCTGGTGTACGCCCGGTCGTTCGAGACTGAACCGGACCGATACGGTGGCGGTCATGAGCGGCCGCGCACAGCTGATGTGGGACGAGGCAGTAACGGGCTATGA
- a CDS encoding HAD family hydrolase has product MRYDLVIFDNDGVLVDSEPISNRLLAEYLTELGHPTSYEESIRDYMGSAMHRIHELVLERTGETLPGDFDEVFHRRVFTAFERELEAVPGVVPVLEKLVADEVPYCVASSGSHERIRVGHRKTGLDRWFGDGLVFSSQDVGRGKPAPDLFLHAAERMGVAPERCAVVEDSPLGVRAGLAAGMDVYGFTAMTPAERLTGARGYFSDMGRLLDLLA; this is encoded by the coding sequence ATGCGCTACGACCTCGTGATCTTCGACAATGACGGTGTTCTCGTCGACAGCGAGCCGATCTCCAATCGGCTCCTCGCCGAGTATCTGACCGAACTCGGGCACCCGACCTCGTACGAGGAATCCATCCGGGACTACATGGGGTCTGCCATGCACCGCATTCATGAGCTCGTTCTGGAGCGGACCGGGGAGACCCTGCCGGGTGACTTCGACGAAGTCTTCCACCGGCGCGTGTTCACCGCGTTCGAGCGGGAGTTGGAGGCCGTGCCGGGTGTGGTCCCGGTGCTGGAGAAGCTGGTCGCGGACGAGGTGCCGTACTGCGTGGCGTCGTCCGGGAGCCATGAGCGGATCCGGGTGGGGCACCGGAAGACGGGGCTGGACCGGTGGTTCGGGGACGGTCTCGTGTTCAGTTCGCAGGACGTGGGGCGGGGTAAGCCGGCACCGGATCTCTTCCTGCACGCGGCCGAGCGGATGGGCGTGGCCCCGGAGAGGTGTGCTGTCGTCGAGGACAGCCCCCTCGGGGTGCGGGCGGGGCTCGCCGCCGGGATGGATGTGTACGGGTTCACCGCGATGACACCGGCCGAGAGGCTGACCGGGGCCAGGGGGTACTTTTCGGACATGGGGAGGCTGCTGGACCTGCTCGCCTGA
- the trpS gene encoding tryptophan--tRNA ligase codes for MTRVFSGVKPTGHLTLGNYLGAVRRWAEVDQHRTDALFCVVDLHALTVDHDPARVRRLSRQAATLLLASGLDPELCTVFVQSHVDEHARLSYLLECVATDGEMRRMIQYKEKAARERERGGSVRLSLLTYPVLMAADILAYGTDEVPVGDDQTQHVELTRDLAVRFNQRYGQTFVVPRATPPKVGARVMNLQDPTSKMGKTDDVGPGIVYLLDEPDVVRKKVMRAVTDSGRDVVYDREERPGLANLLEILAACEGGNPEDLSGVYESYGALKKDTAEAVVELLRPVQERHKELCADPAYVEGVLRMGAAKAREMARPRVDQAYRAIGLLAG; via the coding sequence ATGACACGGGTCTTCAGCGGGGTCAAGCCGACGGGGCATCTGACGCTGGGGAACTACCTGGGAGCCGTGCGGCGGTGGGCCGAGGTCGACCAGCACCGGACGGACGCGCTGTTCTGCGTCGTGGACCTGCACGCGCTGACCGTGGACCACGATCCGGCCCGGGTGCGCAGACTCAGTCGGCAGGCGGCGACGCTGTTGCTGGCGTCGGGGCTGGATCCCGAGCTGTGCACCGTCTTCGTGCAGAGTCATGTGGACGAGCACGCGCGGCTCTCGTATCTGCTGGAGTGCGTGGCCACGGACGGCGAGATGCGGCGGATGATCCAGTACAAGGAGAAAGCAGCGCGAGAGCGGGAGCGGGGCGGGAGTGTCCGGCTGTCGCTGCTGACGTATCCGGTACTGATGGCGGCGGACATCCTGGCGTACGGGACCGACGAGGTGCCGGTCGGGGACGACCAGACACAGCATGTGGAGCTGACGCGGGATCTGGCCGTGCGGTTCAACCAGCGGTACGGGCAGACGTTCGTCGTGCCTCGGGCCACACCGCCGAAGGTCGGTGCGCGCGTGATGAATCTGCAGGATCCGACGTCGAAGATGGGGAAGACGGACGACGTCGGGCCGGGGATCGTCTATCTGCTGGACGAACCGGATGTGGTGCGGAAGAAGGTCATGCGGGCCGTGACCGACAGCGGGCGGGACGTCGTGTACGACCGGGAGGAGCGGCCGGGGCTCGCCAATCTGCTGGAGATCCTCGCGGCCTGTGAGGGTGGGAACCCCGAGGATCTGAGCGGTGTATATGAATCGTACGGGGCGCTGAAGAAGGACACCGCAGAGGCCGTGGTCGAGCTCCTCAGGCCCGTACAGGAGAGGCACAAGGAGTTGTGCGCGGATCCTGCGTATGTGGAGGGGGTGCTGCGGATGGGTGCGGCGAAGGCCAGAGAGATGGCTCGACCGAGGGTGGATCAGGCGTATCGGGCGATCGGTCTTCTGGCCGGTTGA
- the proC gene encoding pyrroline-5-carboxylate reductase, translating into MSQKVAVLGTGKIGEALLSGMIRAGWAPADLLVTARRPEHAEELRTRYGVTAVTNAEAAKTADTLILTVKPQDMATLLDELAPHTPADRLVVSGAAGIPTSFFEERLAAGTPVVRVMTNTPALVDEAMSVISAGSHASEADLAHAEEIFGAVGKTLRVPESQQDACTALSGSGPAYFFYLVEAMTDAGILLGLPRDKAHDLIVQSAIGAATMLRDSGEHPVKLRENVTSPAGTTISAIRELENHGVRAALIAALEAARDRSRALASGNNS; encoded by the coding sequence ATGAGCCAGAAAGTCGCAGTCCTCGGCACCGGCAAGATCGGCGAGGCCCTGCTCAGCGGCATGATCCGAGCCGGCTGGGCTCCCGCGGACCTCCTGGTCACCGCCCGCCGCCCCGAACACGCCGAGGAACTCCGCACCCGCTACGGCGTCACCGCGGTCACCAACGCCGAGGCGGCGAAGACCGCGGACACGCTCATCCTCACGGTCAAGCCCCAGGACATGGCCACCCTGCTCGACGAACTGGCCCCGCACACCCCCGCCGACCGCCTGGTCGTCAGCGGCGCGGCGGGCATCCCCACCTCCTTCTTCGAGGAGCGCCTGGCCGCAGGCACCCCTGTCGTCCGTGTCATGACGAACACCCCCGCTCTCGTCGACGAGGCCATGTCCGTGATCTCCGCAGGCAGCCATGCGAGCGAGGCCGACCTCGCGCACGCCGAGGAGATCTTCGGCGCCGTCGGCAAGACGCTCCGCGTCCCCGAGTCCCAGCAGGACGCCTGCACCGCCCTCTCCGGCTCCGGCCCGGCGTACTTCTTCTACCTGGTCGAAGCCATGACCGACGCGGGCATCCTCCTGGGTCTGCCCCGCGACAAGGCCCACGACCTGATCGTCCAGTCCGCCATCGGCGCGGCCACGATGCTCCGAGACAGCGGCGAACACCCCGTCAAGCTCCGCGAGAACGTCACCTCTCCCGCGGGCACGACGATCAGCGCCATCCGCGAACTCGAGAACCACGGAGTACGCGCCGCACTGATCGCCGCGCTGGAGGCCGCCCGCGACCGCAGCCGCGCCCTGGCCTCCGGCAACAACAGCTGA
- a CDS encoding ABC transporter permease: MRTTPSDSATPAVPRPRTLSYSRTTATAARVLRQLGHDTRTIALLMLIPCVMLFLLRYVFDGNPRVFDSIGASLLGIFPLMTMFLVTSIATLRERTSGTLERLLSMPLGKGDLIAGYALAFGTLAIIQSALATGLAVWFLDLDVIGSPWLLLIVALLDALLGTALGLFVSAFASSEFQAVQFMPAVIFPQLLLCGLFTPRPEMHPALEAISNVLPMSYAVDGMNEVLLHHDMTATFVRDITIVAGCALLVLTLGAATLRRRTT, from the coding sequence ATGAGGACGACACCGAGCGACTCCGCCACACCCGCGGTCCCACGACCCAGGACCCTCAGCTACTCCCGCACGACCGCCACCGCGGCCCGAGTCCTCCGCCAACTAGGCCATGACACCCGCACGATCGCCCTACTGATGCTCATCCCGTGCGTGATGCTCTTCCTGCTCCGCTACGTCTTCGACGGCAACCCACGCGTCTTCGACTCCATCGGCGCCTCGCTCCTCGGCATCTTCCCGCTGATGACGATGTTCCTGGTGACCTCGATCGCGACCCTGCGCGAACGCACCTCCGGCACCCTGGAACGCCTCCTCTCCATGCCCCTCGGCAAAGGAGACCTCATCGCCGGCTACGCCCTGGCCTTCGGCACCCTGGCGATCATCCAGTCCGCCCTCGCCACCGGTCTGGCCGTCTGGTTCCTCGACCTGGACGTCATCGGCTCACCCTGGCTGCTCCTGATCGTCGCCCTCCTCGACGCGCTTCTGGGCACCGCTCTCGGCCTCTTCGTCTCGGCCTTCGCCTCCTCCGAGTTCCAGGCCGTCCAGTTCATGCCGGCCGTGATCTTCCCCCAGCTCCTCCTCTGCGGCCTGTTCACCCCGCGCCCCGAGATGCATCCCGCCCTGGAAGCCATCTCCAACGTCCTCCCCATGTCGTACGCCGTCGACGGCATGAACGAAGTCCTGCTGCACCACGACATGACCGCCACCTTCGTCCGCGACATCACGATCGTCGCCGGCTGCGCCCTGCTGGTCCTGACCCTGGGAGCCGCCACCCTGAGGCGCCGGACGACATAG
- a CDS encoding ABC transporter ATP-binding protein, producing the protein MMNYPPKETPPQPPAPAGAPPRPAIHAQGLTVARGPRTVLRNLDFAVPPGQITGLLGPSGCGKSTLMRAIVGTQAKVTGTLDVLGHPAGDATLRSRIGYVTQAPSVYDDLTVRQNLTYFAAILDPGRAAADRRDENVTRAITDVALTTHADVLAGNLSGGQRSRVSLAVALLGTPELLVLDEPTVGLDPVLRRELWNLFDTIAAERRATLLISSHVMDEAERCHRLLLMREGEILADDTPEALRTRTRTESVEAAFLHLVDEATATTTEPTTTAATGTHQKEQAR; encoded by the coding sequence ATGATGAATTACCCTCCGAAGGAGACGCCACCCCAACCCCCCGCCCCCGCCGGCGCTCCTCCACGCCCTGCCATCCACGCCCAGGGCCTCACCGTCGCCCGAGGCCCCCGCACAGTCCTCCGCAACCTCGACTTCGCCGTCCCCCCGGGCCAGATCACCGGCCTCCTCGGCCCTTCCGGCTGCGGCAAATCGACCCTGATGCGAGCGATCGTCGGAACCCAGGCCAAGGTCACCGGCACCCTCGACGTCCTCGGTCACCCCGCAGGCGACGCCACCCTCCGCTCCCGCATCGGCTACGTCACCCAGGCCCCCTCGGTCTACGACGACCTGACCGTCCGCCAGAACCTCACCTACTTCGCCGCGATCCTCGACCCCGGCCGCGCCGCCGCCGACCGCCGCGACGAAAACGTCACCCGGGCCATCACCGACGTGGCCCTCACCACTCACGCCGACGTCCTCGCCGGCAACCTCTCCGGCGGCCAGCGCAGCCGGGTCTCCCTGGCCGTGGCTCTCCTCGGCACGCCCGAACTCCTGGTGCTCGACGAGCCCACCGTCGGCCTGGACCCCGTCCTGCGCCGTGAACTCTGGAACCTCTTCGACACCATCGCCGCCGAGCGCCGGGCCACCCTCCTGATCTCCTCCCACGTCATGGACGAGGCCGAGCGCTGCCACCGCCTCCTCCTCATGCGCGAGGGCGAGATCCTCGCCGACGACACACCCGAGGCCCTCCGCACCCGCACCCGCACGGAATCCGTCGAAGCCGCCTTCCTCCACCTCGTCGACGAGGCCACCGCGACCACGACCGAACCCACGACCACGGCCGCGACCGGCACACACCAGAAGGAGCAGGCGCGATGA
- a CDS encoding SulP family inorganic anion transporter produces the protein MAASVVVFLVALPLCVGVAVASGVPAELGLVTGIVGGLVVGVLPGSSLQVSGPAAGLTVLVYEAVRAYGLSALGVLVLGAGVVQIGLGVLRWGRWFRAVSVAVVQGMLAGIGLVLVAGQVYAMGDVAAPGGGGIEKFAGWGSLPGAVDPVALALGGATVGVLVVWPRWRRGARFVPAPLVAVGGAALVTGVFDLGVRRVEVRGLLAAVRVPTVDDLGLLAEAGVVGTVLALALIASAESLFSAAAVDQLHDGPRTDYDRELVAQGAGNMLCGALGALPMTAVIVRSAANVRAGARTKASRVLHGVWLLVFAALLPGVLGGIPVAALAGLLVYAGCRLVPVRELGVLWRSRDRGEVVVLGVTALAIVAWNLFEGVLVGLALAVAKTAWDISQVHVEIEDRGDTEVVVRVVGNATFLRLPKLLDALEGVPRERGVRLELSGLWHVDHACAAALEAWGAGLAVDRGVREGGEGDVGVVR, from the coding sequence TTGGCCGCCTCGGTCGTCGTGTTTCTCGTGGCGTTGCCGCTGTGTGTGGGCGTCGCGGTGGCTTCGGGGGTGCCAGCGGAGTTGGGGCTGGTCACGGGGATCGTCGGAGGACTGGTCGTCGGTGTTCTGCCGGGGAGCAGCCTCCAGGTGAGTGGGCCGGCGGCCGGGCTGACCGTGCTGGTGTACGAGGCGGTGCGGGCGTACGGGCTGTCGGCGCTCGGTGTGCTGGTGCTCGGGGCGGGGGTGGTGCAGATCGGGTTGGGGGTGCTGCGGTGGGGGCGGTGGTTCCGGGCCGTGTCCGTGGCCGTGGTGCAGGGGATGCTCGCCGGGATCGGTCTGGTGCTGGTGGCGGGGCAGGTGTACGCGATGGGTGATGTGGCCGCGCCCGGGGGTGGGGGGATCGAGAAGTTCGCGGGGTGGGGGTCGTTGCCCGGTGCCGTGGATCCCGTGGCGCTCGCGCTCGGGGGCGCCACGGTCGGCGTCCTGGTGGTGTGGCCTCGGTGGCGGCGCGGGGCTCGTTTCGTGCCGGCGCCGTTGGTGGCCGTCGGGGGTGCGGCCCTGGTGACCGGGGTGTTCGACCTGGGCGTGCGACGCGTCGAGGTGCGGGGGTTGCTGGCGGCCGTGCGGGTGCCGACGGTCGATGACCTGGGGTTGCTCGCGGAGGCCGGGGTCGTCGGGACCGTTCTCGCCCTCGCGCTGATCGCCTCCGCCGAGTCGTTGTTCAGCGCGGCGGCCGTGGATCAGCTGCACGACGGCCCGAGGACCGACTACGACCGGGAGTTGGTCGCCCAGGGCGCCGGGAACATGCTGTGCGGGGCGCTCGGGGCACTGCCCATGACGGCGGTGATCGTACGGAGTGCGGCGAACGTGCGGGCGGGAGCGCGGACCAAGGCCTCACGGGTGCTGCACGGGGTGTGGCTGCTGGTCTTCGCCGCTCTGCTGCCCGGGGTGCTCGGTGGGATCCCCGTGGCGGCACTGGCCGGGCTGCTGGTGTACGCGGGGTGTCGGCTCGTGCCCGTACGGGAGTTGGGGGTGCTGTGGCGGTCGCGGGATCGCGGGGAGGTGGTGGTGCTGGGGGTGACCGCCTTGGCGATCGTGGCCTGGAACCTCTTCGAGGGAGTGCTGGTGGGGCTCGCGTTGGCGGTGGCCAAGACCGCGTGGGACATCAGCCAGGTGCATGTGGAGATCGAGGACCGGGGGGACACGGAGGTGGTGGTGCGGGTGGTCGGGAACGCGACGTTCCTGCGGCTGCCGAAGCTGCTGGACGCGCTGGAAGGGGTGCCTCGGGAGCGAGGTGTGCGACTGGAGTTGAGCGGGCTGTGGCATGTGGACCACGCGTGTGCGGCGGCTCTGGAGGCATGGGGGGCGGGATTGGCCGTGGATCGCGGGGTGCGAGAGGGAGGGGAAGGGGATGTGGGGGTGGTGCGGTGA
- a CDS encoding class I SAM-dependent methyltransferase has protein sequence MATSRPHPRAHPFHTARAHSFNNAAAQYAANRPSYPPALFDTIEALSPHPLHGSRTVDVGAGTGISTTLLHSRGAHVLAVEPGAGMAAQFRRTHPHLPLVRGDGNALPIATASTDFLTYAQSWHWTDPSRSVPEALRVLRPGGVLALWWNTDAVDIPWIADATTRIHRFLGVDPDTPIEKSVSGAPAALADAAGHLDFTRRPIRWSRAVSLDTHLANIASHSAFLVLGEDATAEFFTEERAHLRRLFPTETIEETYDVDLLLAIRP, from the coding sequence ATGGCGACCTCCCGTCCTCACCCTCGCGCCCACCCCTTCCACACCGCCCGAGCCCACTCCTTCAACAACGCCGCAGCCCAGTACGCCGCAAACCGCCCTTCCTACCCACCCGCCCTCTTCGACACCATCGAAGCCCTGTCCCCCCACCCCCTCCACGGCTCCCGCACCGTCGACGTAGGCGCCGGCACCGGCATCTCGACCACCCTGCTCCACTCGCGAGGCGCCCACGTACTCGCCGTCGAACCCGGCGCGGGCATGGCCGCCCAGTTCCGCCGCACCCACCCCCACCTCCCCCTCGTCCGAGGCGACGGAAACGCCCTCCCCATCGCCACCGCCTCCACCGACTTCCTGACCTACGCCCAGTCCTGGCACTGGACCGACCCCTCCCGCTCGGTCCCGGAAGCCCTCCGAGTGCTCCGCCCCGGCGGAGTGCTCGCCCTCTGGTGGAACACCGACGCCGTCGACATCCCCTGGATCGCCGACGCCACCACCCGTATCCACCGCTTCCTCGGCGTGGACCCCGACACCCCGATCGAGAAAAGCGTTTCCGGGGCACCCGCGGCCCTCGCCGACGCGGCGGGACACCTCGACTTCACGCGCCGCCCCATCCGTTGGAGCCGCGCGGTCTCCCTCGACACCCATCTGGCCAACATCGCCAGCCACTCGGCGTTCCTGGTCCTGGGCGAAGACGCCACCGCCGAGTTCTTCACCGAGGAACGAGCCCACCTGCGCAGGCTTTTCCCCACCGAAACCATCGAGGAGACCTACGACGTGGACCTGCTCCTGGCCATACGCCCCTGA
- a CDS encoding EamA/RhaT family transporter, translating into MSDEPKNIRAERRERQEQQQESAAPQGRQAPSTAGATQAGPRPEPIRFFGTTWLNHDGNYPARRAGVTAGSLAAVVASGLVLRLAYEGLQLAAVGGFVSILVVIMFATCSALAFGHTWGSYTTRPDPARQSSLRGLLTIGFLGSLTAYFLRSLKEAPGESLHREEYTTAREQYDRRTAKRTGNPSKRRRP; encoded by the coding sequence GTGAGCGATGAACCGAAGAACATCCGGGCGGAGCGGCGGGAGCGGCAGGAGCAGCAACAGGAGTCGGCAGCGCCCCAGGGGCGCCAGGCGCCCTCGACGGCCGGGGCGACCCAGGCGGGCCCTCGTCCCGAACCCATCCGTTTCTTCGGGACGACCTGGCTGAATCACGACGGCAACTATCCGGCCCGCCGCGCGGGCGTCACCGCGGGCTCGCTCGCCGCCGTGGTCGCCTCCGGTCTGGTGCTGCGTCTGGCCTACGAGGGCCTGCAACTGGCAGCGGTCGGCGGCTTCGTCAGCATCCTGGTCGTCATCATGTTCGCCACCTGCAGCGCCCTGGCCTTCGGCCACACCTGGGGCTCCTACACCACACGCCCCGACCCGGCCCGACAGTCCTCCCTGCGCGGCCTGCTCACCATCGGCTTCCTCGGCTCCCTGACCGCCTACTTCCTCCGCTCCCTGAAGGAGGCCCCGGGCGAGTCCCTCCACCGCGAGGAATACACCACGGCCCGCGAGCAGTACGACCGCCGCACAGCCAAGCGCACCGGCAACCCGTCGAAGCGCCGCCGCCCCTGA
- a CDS encoding SH3 domain-containing protein yields MSVEHVEEVTGDGEGEQSAMVTAGAAAVTAAVRYYSVAPGVRVNVRSGPSTGYGIVRVLSEGARVPIYCQTPGQTITGPYGTTNVWDNIDDGQYISDAYVYTGSDGYVAGRCG; encoded by the coding sequence ATGTCTGTCGAGCATGTCGAAGAGGTCACCGGCGACGGCGAGGGGGAGCAGTCCGCCATGGTGACGGCCGGCGCGGCCGCGGTCACGGCAGCCGTCCGGTACTACTCGGTCGCGCCGGGCGTCCGCGTCAACGTCCGCAGCGGCCCGAGCACCGGCTACGGCATCGTCCGAGTCCTCTCCGAGGGCGCCAGGGTGCCGATCTACTGCCAGACGCCGGGCCAGACCATCACCGGCCCGTACGGCACCACCAACGTCTGGGACAACATCGACGACGGCCAGTACATCTCGGACGCCTACGTCTACACCGGCAGCGACGGCTACGTGGCCGGCCGCTGCGGCTGA